Proteins encoded within one genomic window of Amycolatopsis sp. 2-15:
- a CDS encoding succinate dehydrogenase iron-sulfur subunit, which translates to MTAATTEDAPAASQDHTPITVTLKILRFNPEVDTEPHWESYDVPAQRTDRLLNLLFYVKDYVDGTFSFRRSCAHGVCGSDAMQINGINRLACKVLMKDLLEKDGKKTVITIAPIKGLTTLKDLYVDMDPFFEAYRSVKPYLINYGHEPSRERIQSQADRDRFDDTTKCILCACCTSSCPVYWNDGSYFGPAAIVNAHRFIFDSRDDAAEERLDILNDSEGVWRCRTTFNCTDACPRGIQVTKAIQEVKRALLFKRV; encoded by the coding sequence ATGACTGCGGCAACCACCGAAGACGCACCCGCGGCCTCGCAGGACCACACGCCGATCACGGTCACGCTGAAGATCCTGCGCTTCAACCCCGAGGTCGACACCGAGCCGCACTGGGAGTCCTACGACGTCCCGGCGCAGCGCACCGACCGGCTGCTCAACCTGCTGTTCTACGTCAAGGACTACGTCGACGGCACGTTCTCGTTCCGCCGCTCGTGCGCCCACGGCGTGTGCGGTTCGGACGCCATGCAGATCAACGGCATCAACCGCCTGGCCTGCAAGGTGCTCATGAAGGACCTGCTCGAGAAGGACGGCAAGAAGACCGTCATCACCATCGCCCCGATCAAGGGCCTGACGACGTTGAAGGACCTCTACGTCGACATGGACCCGTTCTTCGAGGCCTACCGGTCGGTCAAGCCGTACCTCATCAACTACGGCCACGAGCCCTCCCGCGAGCGCATCCAGTCCCAGGCCGACCGCGACCGCTTCGACGACACCACCAAGTGCATCCTCTGCGCCTGCTGCACGTCGTCCTGCCCGGTCTACTGGAACGACGGTTCGTACTTCGGCCCCGCCGCCATCGTCAACGCGCACCGCTTCATCTTCGACTCCCGCGACGACGCGGCCGAGGAGCGCCTGGACATCCTCAACGACTCCGAGGGCGTCTGGCGCTGCCGCACGACGTTCAACTGCACGGACGCGTGCCCGCGTGGGATCCAGGTGACGAAGGCGATTCAGGAAGTGAAGCGCGCACTTTTGTTCAAGCGCGTCTGA
- the sdhA gene encoding succinate dehydrogenase flavoprotein subunit, which produces MQFHKYDVVIVGAGGAGMRAAIEAGQRARTAVLTKLYPTRSHTGAAQGGMCAALANVEEDNWEWHTFDTVKGGDYLVDQDAAEIMAKEAIDAVLDLEKMGLPFNRTPEGKIDQRRFGGHTRDHGKAAVRRACYAADRTGHMILQTLYQNCVKYGTEFFNEFYVLDLVTSEDENGNPIASGVVAYELATGELHVFQAKSIVFATGGAGKIFKTTSNAHTLTGDGLGIIFRKGLPLEDMEFFQFHPTGLAGLGILISEAVRGEGGILRNSEGERFMERYAPTIKDLAPRDIVARSMVQEVLQGRGMGPNKDYVVLDVTHLPVEVLETKLPDITEFSRTYLGVDPVKEPVPVFPTCHYVMGGIPTNIHGEALRDNENVIPGLYAAGEVACVSVHGSNRLGTNSLLDINVFGRRAGIAAAEYALAHEHVELPELPTKLVEEQLSGLLSEHGDERVADIRKEMQQTMDSHASVYRTEDTLKQALTDIQALKERYTRITVSDKGKRYNTDLLEAVELGFLLELAEVLIVGALARKESRGGHAREDYPNRDDTNFMRHTMAYKQGEGLSADIRLDYKPVTFTRYEPMERKY; this is translated from the coding sequence ATGCAGTTCCACAAGTACGACGTGGTGATCGTCGGCGCCGGTGGCGCCGGCATGCGCGCGGCCATCGAGGCCGGCCAGCGCGCCCGCACCGCGGTCCTCACGAAGCTGTACCCGACGCGGTCCCACACCGGCGCCGCCCAGGGCGGCATGTGCGCCGCGCTGGCGAACGTCGAAGAGGACAACTGGGAGTGGCACACCTTCGACACCGTCAAGGGCGGTGACTACCTCGTCGACCAGGACGCCGCGGAGATCATGGCCAAGGAGGCCATTGACGCGGTCCTCGACCTCGAGAAGATGGGCCTGCCGTTCAACCGCACGCCCGAGGGCAAGATCGACCAGCGCCGTTTCGGCGGCCACACCCGTGACCACGGCAAGGCGGCCGTGCGCCGCGCCTGCTACGCCGCGGACCGCACCGGCCACATGATCCTGCAGACGCTGTACCAAAACTGCGTCAAGTACGGCACGGAGTTCTTCAACGAGTTCTACGTGCTCGACCTGGTGACCAGCGAGGACGAGAACGGCAACCCGATCGCGTCGGGCGTCGTGGCCTACGAGCTGGCCACCGGCGAGCTGCACGTGTTCCAGGCCAAGTCCATCGTGTTCGCCACCGGCGGCGCGGGCAAGATCTTCAAGACGACGTCGAACGCGCACACCCTCACCGGTGACGGCCTCGGCATCATCTTCCGCAAGGGCCTGCCGCTGGAGGACATGGAGTTCTTCCAGTTCCACCCGACCGGCCTCGCGGGCCTGGGCATCCTGATCTCCGAAGCCGTCCGCGGCGAGGGTGGGATCCTGCGCAACTCCGAGGGCGAGCGATTCATGGAGCGCTACGCCCCCACCATCAAGGACCTCGCGCCGCGTGACATCGTCGCCCGCTCGATGGTCCAGGAGGTGCTGCAGGGCCGCGGCATGGGCCCGAACAAGGACTACGTCGTCCTCGACGTGACGCACCTGCCGGTGGAGGTCCTCGAGACCAAGCTGCCGGACATCACCGAGTTCTCGCGCACCTACCTCGGTGTCGACCCGGTGAAGGAACCGGTGCCGGTGTTCCCGACCTGCCACTACGTGATGGGCGGCATCCCGACCAACATCCACGGCGAAGCGCTGCGCGACAACGAGAACGTGATCCCGGGCCTGTACGCGGCCGGCGAGGTCGCATGCGTCTCGGTGCACGGCTCGAACCGCCTGGGCACCAACTCGCTGCTGGACATCAACGTGTTCGGCCGCCGCGCCGGCATCGCGGCCGCGGAGTACGCGCTGGCGCACGAGCACGTCGAGCTGCCGGAGCTGCCGACCAAGCTGGTCGAGGAGCAGCTGTCGGGCCTGCTGTCGGAGCACGGTGACGAGCGCGTCGCCGACATCCGCAAGGAAATGCAGCAGACGATGGACTCGCACGCCTCGGTGTACCGCACCGAGGACACGCTCAAGCAGGCGCTGACCGACATCCAGGCGCTGAAGGAGCGGTACACGCGGATCACCGTGTCGGACAAGGGCAAGCGGTACAACACCGACCTGCTCGAGGCCGTCGAGCTGGGCTTCCTGCTCGAGCTGGCCGAGGTCCTGATCGTGGGCGCCCTGGCGCGCAAGGAGTCGCGCGGCGGCCACGCCCGCGAGGACTACCCGAACCGCGACGACACGAACTTCATGCGGCACACCATGGCCTACAAGCAGGGCGAGGGGCTGTCCGCCGACATCCGGCTCGACTACAAGCCGGTGACCTTCACGCGCTACGAACCGATGGAGCGGAAGTACTGA
- a CDS encoding D-alanyl-D-alanine carboxypeptidase family protein — MHSVFSRSLPVLVAVVAFGLFGAGSPTAAVAQAQPCQDQAAPPAPVDTSEKPAPGQPAPPPLPVPVEPVGGLRMGGCGMILPDGALNPPDGNTAASWVVQDLDTGDVIAAKNPHARERPASLIKTLLALVVTSEMKPDQIVVPTKEDAEQECTCVGIVAGASYTVDQLLHGLLMHSGNDVAHAFATALGGVDIATTKMNLLANRIGATDTRAATPSGLDGPGMSTSAYDLSLIFHYAMKQQEIAQAVATKSYTIPAAGGKPAIPVYNDNKLLGAYPGFLGGKTGFTDDARHTYVGAAEKDGRRLAVVMMRAEQRPTKVVDQAGKLLDYGFALEADHAEPVGRIAYEALVATAPPAPPANVAAGAASSAALAKEDPFGTTGWILTLVVALIIIGGFVIGHQRKKQAQQ, encoded by the coding sequence GTGCACAGCGTTTTCTCCCGGTCGCTCCCGGTCCTCGTCGCGGTGGTGGCCTTCGGGCTGTTCGGCGCTGGAAGTCCCACGGCAGCCGTCGCCCAGGCTCAGCCCTGTCAGGACCAGGCCGCGCCGCCGGCACCGGTGGACACGTCCGAAAAGCCGGCGCCTGGGCAGCCGGCTCCGCCGCCGTTGCCGGTACCCGTGGAGCCCGTCGGCGGGCTGCGCATGGGCGGCTGCGGGATGATCCTGCCCGACGGCGCGCTCAACCCGCCGGACGGCAACACCGCCGCGTCGTGGGTGGTGCAGGACCTCGACACCGGTGACGTCATCGCGGCCAAGAACCCGCACGCGCGGGAGCGGCCGGCGTCGCTGATCAAGACGTTGCTCGCGCTGGTCGTCACCAGCGAGATGAAGCCCGACCAGATCGTGGTGCCGACCAAGGAGGACGCCGAGCAGGAGTGCACCTGCGTCGGCATCGTCGCCGGCGCGTCCTACACGGTCGATCAGCTGCTGCACGGGCTGCTGATGCACTCTGGCAATGACGTCGCCCACGCGTTCGCCACGGCGCTCGGCGGGGTCGACATCGCGACCACGAAGATGAACCTGCTGGCCAACCGCATCGGCGCCACGGACACGCGCGCGGCGACGCCGTCGGGGCTCGACGGGCCGGGGATGTCCACCTCGGCCTACGACCTGAGCCTGATCTTCCACTACGCGATGAAGCAGCAGGAGATCGCGCAGGCCGTGGCCACGAAGTCGTACACGATTCCGGCAGCGGGCGGCAAACCCGCCATTCCGGTCTACAACGACAACAAGCTCCTCGGCGCCTACCCCGGCTTCCTCGGCGGCAAAACGGGCTTCACCGACGACGCCCGCCACACCTACGTCGGCGCCGCGGAGAAGGACGGCCGCCGCCTCGCCGTAGTGATGATGCGCGCCGAGCAACGGCCCACGAAGGTCGTCGACCAGGCGGGCAAGCTGCTCGACTACGGCTTCGCCCTCGAAGCCGACCACGCCGAGCCCGTCGGGCGCATCGCGTACGAGGCCCTCGTCGCCACGGCCCCGCCCGCTCCCCCGGCGAACGTCGCGGCCGGCGCCGCTTCGTCGGCCGCCCTTGCGAAGGAAGACCCGTTCGGCACCACGGGCTGGATCCTCACGCTGGTGGTCGCCCTGATCATCATCGGCGGGTTCGTGATCGGCCACCAGCGCAAGAAGCAGGCCCAGCAGTAG
- a CDS encoding SCO4848 family membrane protein produces the protein MRISRGTAVFLLLFGVWSWIIWITFAKNLWASDQSWSVDGSPTAYFIVHAVLTVVSFVLGTIIGILGWRALRSTRSKERSSDDS, from the coding sequence ATGCGCATTTCGCGAGGTACTGCGGTCTTCCTGCTCTTGTTCGGCGTGTGGTCCTGGATCATCTGGATCACCTTCGCCAAGAACCTCTGGGCGAGCGATCAGTCCTGGTCAGTCGACGGTTCCCCCACGGCGTACTTCATCGTGCACGCGGTGCTCACGGTGGTGTCCTTCGTGCTGGGGACGATCATCGGCATCCTGGGCTGGCGCGCCCTGCGCTCCACCCGATCGAAGGAACGATCTTCGGACGATTCCTGA
- a CDS encoding succinate dehydrogenase hydrophobic membrane anchor subunit, producing the protein MADSLVIESPRTPKRPAARRSNFELYSWLFMRISGLALIILVLGHLLIMNILDGGVHRINWGFVAGRWASPFWQFWDLAMLWLAEIHGGNGLRTIIDDYARKDSTRFWLKILLYVSMVLILAVGTLVIFTFDPEMPAS; encoded by the coding sequence ATGGCCGACTCGCTCGTCATCGAATCGCCGCGCACCCCGAAGCGCCCGGCGGCCCGCCGCAGCAACTTCGAGCTCTACAGCTGGCTGTTCATGCGCATCTCGGGCCTCGCGCTGATCATCCTGGTGCTGGGCCACCTGCTGATCATGAACATCCTCGACGGCGGTGTGCACCGCATCAACTGGGGCTTCGTCGCCGGTCGCTGGGCTTCGCCGTTCTGGCAGTTCTGGGACCTCGCGATGCTGTGGCTCGCCGAGATCCACGGCGGCAACGGCCTGCGCACGATCATCGACGACTACGCCCGCAAGGACTCCACGCGGTTCTGGCTGAAGATCCTGCTGTACGTCTCGATGGTCCTGATCCTGGCCGTCGGCACGCTGGTGATCTTCACGTTCGACCCCGAGATGCCCGCCAGCTAG
- a CDS encoding cytidine deaminase, whose amino-acid sequence MSSFDWDALRAAAVSAAASAYAPYSGLHVGVAGIVDDGRMVTGCNVENASYGLGLCAECTMAGQLRLSGGGRLVAVACRSGAGELLMPCGRCRQILFELGGSSCLVDTPRGILPMSDVLPDAFGPEDLP is encoded by the coding sequence ATGTCTTCGTTCGATTGGGACGCCCTGCGCGCGGCGGCGGTTTCCGCGGCGGCTTCGGCCTACGCCCCTTACTCCGGCCTTCACGTCGGCGTCGCGGGCATCGTGGACGACGGCCGGATGGTGACGGGCTGCAACGTCGAGAATGCTTCGTACGGCTTGGGTTTGTGCGCCGAGTGCACGATGGCGGGCCAGCTGCGGTTGTCCGGCGGCGGCCGGTTGGTGGCCGTCGCCTGCCGCAGCGGCGCGGGTGAGCTGCTCATGCCGTGCGGGCGGTGCCGGCAGATCCTGTTCGAGCTGGGCGGTTCGTCGTGCCTGGTCGACACGCCACGCGGGATCCTGCCGATGTCCGACGTGCTGCCCGACGCCTTCGGCCCCGAGGACCTTCCGTGA
- a CDS encoding ABC transporter permease encodes MSEPASGITEPMKRRPRIPGWLRGVIWAVVAIAVMSTASYSTGVSALTSSNTASTALRLALPILLCALGGLWSERAGVVNIGLEGMMILGTFGAAWGAYYGGVWVGLISAIAFGAIGGLLHAVATVTFNVNHIVSGVAINLLGLGVAKYLANLIFEPISGNPRQSPPVPKFDTYSASGLSDWLGTLENEQRVGISDVAGILRGLVTGIAPLTMIAILLVPVSYWILWRTRFGLRLRSCGENPVAAESLGVNVYRYKYLGVLISGGFAGMGGASLVLLKGGADYLENQTNGRGYIGLAAMIFGNWRPGGLLGGAALFGYADGLQLAGGGTAVLALLYGAVILVAIIVIVQLFRKRWLSAALGVIAAGALYAIYWTNDTLPSDLIPYTAHFVTLIVLAVASQRLRPPKADGAPYRRGEGD; translated from the coding sequence ATGTCGGAGCCCGCCTCCGGCATCACCGAGCCGATGAAGCGCCGGCCGCGGATCCCCGGCTGGCTGCGCGGTGTGATCTGGGCCGTCGTGGCGATCGCGGTCATGTCCACGGCGTCGTACTCGACCGGTGTTTCGGCGCTGACATCGAGCAACACGGCGTCGACAGCGCTGCGGCTCGCGCTGCCGATCCTGCTGTGCGCGCTCGGCGGCCTGTGGTCGGAGCGCGCGGGCGTGGTCAACATCGGCCTCGAGGGCATGATGATCCTCGGCACGTTCGGCGCGGCCTGGGGCGCGTACTACGGCGGCGTGTGGGTCGGCCTGATCTCGGCCATCGCGTTCGGCGCCATCGGCGGCCTGCTGCACGCGGTCGCGACGGTGACCTTCAACGTCAACCACATCGTCTCCGGTGTGGCGATCAACTTGCTGGGGTTGGGCGTCGCGAAATACCTGGCGAACCTGATCTTCGAGCCGATCTCGGGCAACCCGCGGCAGTCGCCGCCGGTGCCGAAGTTCGACACCTACTCCGCGTCGGGCCTGTCCGACTGGCTGGGCACGTTGGAGAACGAGCAGCGGGTGGGGATCTCCGACGTCGCCGGCATCCTGCGTGGTCTGGTCACCGGCATCGCGCCGCTGACGATGATCGCGATCCTGCTGGTGCCGGTGAGCTACTGGATCCTGTGGCGCACGCGATTCGGCCTGCGGCTGCGTTCGTGCGGTGAGAACCCGGTGGCCGCGGAGTCGCTGGGTGTCAACGTGTACCGCTACAAGTACCTCGGCGTGCTGATCTCCGGCGGCTTCGCCGGCATGGGTGGCGCTTCGCTGGTGCTGCTCAAGGGCGGCGCCGACTACCTGGAGAACCAGACCAACGGTCGCGGGTACATCGGTCTGGCCGCCATGATCTTCGGCAACTGGCGCCCGGGCGGCCTGCTCGGCGGTGCGGCGCTGTTCGGGTACGCCGACGGCCTGCAGCTCGCCGGCGGTGGCACAGCGGTGCTCGCGCTGCTGTACGGCGCGGTGATCCTCGTGGCGATCATCGTGATCGTGCAGCTGTTCCGGAAGCGCTGGCTCTCGGCCGCGCTCGGCGTGATCGCCGCCGGGGCGCTGTACGCGATCTACTGGACCAACGACACGCTGCCGAGTGACCTGATCCCGTACACGGCGCACTTCGTGACGCTGATCGTGCTGGCGGTGGCGTCTCAACGGCTCCGTCCACCGAAGGCCGACGGGGCACCGTATCGACGGGGGGAGGGGGACTGA
- a CDS encoding BMP family lipoprotein, which produces MRGTALAAATMAGVLTLAGCAKDTGGSSNNDSASGGSSDTSCVTAPKPPAAPAATTTSSSSGEKVDGSKLKVGLAFDIGGRGDASFNDAAAAGVDKAKSELGITTVSESTASPSESESAKQQRLEQMASQGLNPIIAVGFAYAPSVAAVAPKHPNTRFAIVDDDTIKLPNVTPLVFAEEQGSFLAGVAAVYKSKNCHIGFVGGVNTPLIQKFEAGYLQGAKAASNKVKIEDEYLTPAGDFSGFQDPAKGNVKAAAEINNGADVIYHAAGASGKGVFDAAKTSGKALAIGVDSDQYNQATVAADKDIILTSMMKRVDVAVFDFLQADAKGDLSVLPQRFDLKVDGVGYATSGGKVDDIKDVLDGYKAQIISGAIQVSDKPAK; this is translated from the coding sequence ATGCGTGGAACCGCGCTGGCCGCCGCGACCATGGCCGGGGTCCTCACCTTGGCAGGGTGCGCGAAGGACACGGGCGGGAGCAGCAACAACGACAGCGCTTCGGGCGGCAGCTCCGACACGAGCTGCGTCACCGCGCCGAAGCCGCCCGCGGCCCCGGCCGCCACGACGACCAGCAGCTCGTCGGGCGAGAAGGTGGACGGCAGCAAGCTCAAGGTCGGCCTGGCGTTCGACATCGGCGGCCGGGGTGACGCCTCCTTCAACGACGCGGCCGCGGCCGGTGTCGACAAGGCGAAGTCCGAGCTCGGCATCACGACCGTCAGCGAGAGCACGGCCAGCCCGAGCGAGAGCGAGTCGGCCAAGCAGCAGCGCCTCGAGCAGATGGCGTCGCAGGGCCTGAACCCGATCATCGCGGTCGGCTTCGCCTACGCGCCGTCGGTCGCCGCCGTCGCGCCGAAGCACCCGAACACCAGGTTCGCGATCGTCGACGACGACACCATCAAGCTCCCCAACGTGACGCCGCTGGTGTTCGCCGAGGAGCAGGGCTCGTTCCTGGCCGGCGTCGCCGCCGTCTACAAGAGCAAGAACTGCCACATCGGCTTCGTCGGTGGCGTGAACACGCCGCTGATCCAGAAGTTCGAGGCCGGCTACCTGCAGGGCGCGAAGGCCGCGTCGAACAAGGTCAAGATCGAGGACGAGTACCTCACGCCGGCCGGCGACTTCTCCGGTTTCCAGGACCCGGCCAAGGGCAACGTGAAGGCCGCCGCCGAGATCAACAACGGCGCGGACGTGATCTACCACGCCGCCGGTGCCTCCGGTAAGGGCGTGTTCGACGCCGCCAAGACGTCGGGCAAGGCGTTGGCCATCGGTGTCGACTCCGACCAGTACAACCAGGCCACGGTGGCCGCCGACAAGGACATCATCCTCACCTCGATGATGAAGCGCGTGGATGTCGCGGTGTTCGACTTCCTGCAGGCCGACGCGAAGGGTGACCTGAGCGTGCTGCCGCAGCGCTTCGACCTGAAGGTCGACGGCGTCGGCTACGCCACCTCCGGCGGCAAGGTCGACGACATCAAGGACGTGCTGGACGGTTACAAGGCCCAGATCATCTCGGGCGCCATCCAGGTTTCGGACAAGCCGGCCAAGTAG
- a CDS encoding ABC transporter ATP-binding protein, which produces MSTAEADAVPDRGTTAVQLTGITKRFPGVVANSDVNLTVAAGEVHALCGENGAGKSTLMKILYGMQQPDEGTIAINGTEMKLRNPQDAIEAGIGMVHQHFMLADNFTVSENVFLGAEPLHGIGGKARARLKKLSEQTGLRAKPDALLEELGVADRQRVEIVKVLYRGAKIIILDEPTAVLVPQEVDALFATVREMQADGYTFLFISHKLDEVRAIADTVTVIRRGTTVGTVDPKSITSRQLAEMMVGSELPSPETRESTVTDRDVLRLTGLSLTAENSSLKLLDDIEFTVHAGEVLGIAGVEGNGQTELVETLMGMRKASGGHIELLEADGKTHDLVKLGTLARREAGIGYIAEDRTRHSLLLTQPLWVNRILGYQTRKPVSSGQLLDIAGARRDTERIVREYDVRTPGIDVPAAALSGGNQQKLIVGRELSGNPVLLIASHPTRGVDVGAQAMIWEQIRQARADGLAVLLISADLDELIGLSDTIRVMLRGRLVSEANPATVTPQELGSAMTGAEEGEEA; this is translated from the coding sequence ATGAGCACTGCCGAGGCCGATGCCGTCCCCGACCGGGGCACGACGGCCGTCCAGCTGACCGGGATCACCAAACGCTTCCCGGGTGTGGTCGCCAACTCCGACGTCAACCTCACCGTGGCCGCGGGCGAGGTGCACGCCCTCTGTGGCGAGAACGGCGCGGGCAAGTCGACCCTGATGAAGATCCTCTACGGGATGCAGCAGCCCGACGAGGGAACCATCGCCATCAACGGCACCGAGATGAAGCTGCGCAACCCGCAGGACGCCATCGAGGCCGGGATCGGCATGGTGCACCAGCACTTCATGCTCGCCGACAACTTCACCGTCTCCGAGAACGTGTTCCTCGGCGCCGAGCCCCTGCACGGCATCGGCGGCAAAGCGCGGGCCCGGCTCAAGAAGCTCTCCGAGCAGACGGGCCTGCGCGCCAAGCCGGACGCGTTGCTGGAAGAGCTCGGCGTGGCCGACCGCCAGCGCGTTGAGATCGTGAAGGTGCTCTACCGCGGCGCGAAGATCATCATCCTGGACGAGCCCACCGCGGTGCTCGTGCCGCAGGAGGTCGACGCGCTGTTCGCCACGGTCCGCGAGATGCAGGCCGACGGCTACACCTTCCTCTTCATCTCCCACAAGCTCGACGAGGTGCGCGCGATCGCCGACACCGTCACGGTGATCCGGCGCGGCACCACCGTCGGCACGGTCGACCCGAAGTCCATCACCAGCCGTCAGCTGGCGGAGATGATGGTGGGCTCGGAGCTGCCGAGCCCGGAGACGCGCGAGTCGACGGTGACCGACCGCGACGTGCTGCGCCTGACCGGCCTGAGCCTCACGGCCGAGAACTCGTCGCTGAAGCTGCTCGACGACATCGAGTTCACCGTGCACGCGGGTGAGGTGCTCGGCATCGCGGGCGTCGAGGGCAACGGCCAGACCGAGCTCGTCGAGACGCTCATGGGCATGCGCAAGGCCAGCGGCGGGCACATCGAGCTCCTCGAGGCCGACGGCAAGACCCATGACCTGGTCAAACTGGGCACGCTCGCGCGGCGCGAGGCCGGCATCGGCTACATCGCCGAAGACCGCACGCGCCACAGCCTCCTGCTCACGCAACCGTTGTGGGTCAACCGGATCCTCGGCTACCAGACGCGCAAACCCGTCTCGAGTGGACAGTTGCTCGACATCGCCGGCGCGCGCCGCGACACCGAGCGCATCGTGCGGGAGTACGACGTGCGCACGCCGGGCATCGACGTGCCGGCCGCCGCGCTCTCGGGCGGCAACCAGCAGAAGCTGATCGTCGGGCGCGAGCTGTCGGGCAACCCCGTGCTGCTCATCGCTTCGCACCCGACGCGCGGTGTCGACGTCGGTGCGCAGGCCATGATCTGGGAGCAGATCCGGCAGGCGCGCGCCGACGGCCTGGCGGTGCTGCTGATCTCCGCCGACCTCGACGAGCTGATCGGGCTCTCCGACACGATCCGCGTGATGCTGCGCGGGCGCCTGGTGAGTGAGGCGAACCCCGCCACGGTGACCCCGCAGGAACTCGGCTCCGCCATGACCGGTGCCGAAGAAGGTGAAGAAGCGTAA
- the sdhC gene encoding succinate dehydrogenase, cytochrome b556 subunit — protein MSTTASPATEAGASDRAGASRRQGTFYRGDPGMWSWVLHRITGVLTFFFLFVHVLDTALVRVSPNTYDQVIDTYKTPLVNLLEVGLVGAVLFHALNGIRVMLVDFWSKGPKFQKTMLWVIGVVWVVVMIPGAFFMLKRTAEMLFGGN, from the coding sequence ATGTCCACCACGGCGAGCCCTGCCACTGAGGCGGGAGCGAGCGATCGGGCGGGTGCCTCACGCCGGCAGGGGACCTTCTACCGGGGCGACCCCGGCATGTGGTCCTGGGTGCTGCACCGCATCACCGGCGTGCTGACATTCTTCTTCCTGTTCGTGCACGTCCTCGACACCGCGCTCGTCCGCGTGTCGCCGAACACCTACGACCAGGTGATCGACACGTACAAGACGCCGCTCGTGAACCTGCTCGAGGTCGGTTTGGTCGGCGCGGTCCTCTTCCACGCACTCAACGGCATCCGAGTCATGCTGGTCGACTTCTGGTCCAAGGGCCCGAAGTTCCAGAAGACGATGCTGTGGGTGATCGGCGTCGTGTGGGTCGTCGTGATGATTCCCGGTGCGTTCTTCATGCTGAAGCGCACGGCCGAGATGCTCTTCGGGGGTAACTGA
- a CDS encoding ABC transporter permease, with translation MTSWRTRLLPPLLAIVFAVLLSAIALVISGANPLEAFGTMVGQLFKGSTAVDTVNLATVYYLSGLAVAIGFQMNLFNIGVEGQYRFAAVVAAIIGGALQLPPVLHTIVILLVAVASGALYATIPAVLKVTRGVSEVISTIMLNSIVAGIIAFLVNADQFGVQTGNNIGTRTIAPSGRIPGVPLGSGVLFGFFFIAIVIGVAYWFMLNRTRFGFELKASGESSTAAAAGGVSAKRMTLIAMLLSGAVAGLVAMPELLGRDYSYGITATQMYGFTGIAVALLGRNHPGGIAFGALLWAFLDTSAVSLEQINVSKEIATIMQGVIVLSVVVAYEIVRRADLAAEQRRVGRALAGNGRKRSSVAEGGAV, from the coding sequence ATGACTTCGTGGCGCACGCGGCTGCTGCCGCCCCTGCTCGCGATCGTGTTCGCCGTGCTGCTCTCGGCGATCGCGCTCGTCATTTCCGGCGCCAACCCGCTGGAGGCGTTCGGGACCATGGTGGGGCAGCTCTTCAAGGGCTCCACCGCCGTGGACACGGTGAACCTCGCGACGGTGTACTACCTGTCCGGGCTCGCGGTGGCCATCGGCTTCCAGATGAACCTGTTCAACATCGGTGTCGAGGGCCAGTACCGGTTCGCGGCCGTGGTCGCCGCCATCATCGGCGGCGCGCTGCAGCTGCCACCGGTCCTCCACACCATCGTGATCCTGCTGGTGGCGGTCGCCTCGGGCGCGCTCTACGCGACGATCCCCGCCGTGCTGAAGGTGACCCGCGGCGTCAGCGAGGTCATCTCGACGATCATGCTGAACTCGATCGTCGCCGGCATCATCGCGTTCCTCGTCAACGCCGACCAGTTCGGCGTGCAGACGGGCAACAACATCGGCACGCGCACGATCGCGCCGTCGGGCCGGATCCCGGGCGTCCCGCTCGGCTCGGGCGTGCTGTTCGGGTTCTTCTTCATCGCCATCGTGATCGGCGTCGCCTACTGGTTCATGCTCAACCGCACGCGGTTCGGCTTCGAGCTCAAGGCCAGCGGTGAGTCGTCGACAGCCGCGGCCGCCGGTGGCGTGAGCGCGAAGCGGATGACGCTGATCGCAATGCTGCTCTCCGGCGCGGTGGCGGGTCTCGTCGCCATGCCGGAGCTGCTCGGCCGCGACTACAGCTACGGCATCACGGCCACGCAGATGTACGGCTTCACCGGCATCGCCGTCGCGCTGCTGGGCCGCAACCACCCCGGCGGCATCGCGTTCGGCGCGCTGCTGTGGGCGTTCCTCGACACCTCGGCGGTGTCGCTGGAGCAGATCAACGTGTCCAAGGAGATCGCGACGATCATGCAGGGTGTCATCGTGCTGTCGGTTGTCGTCGCGTACGAGATCGTGCGCCGCGCCGACCTCGCGGCCGAACAACGCAGGGTGGGCCGGGCGCTCGCCGGCAACGGGCGCAAGCGTTCGTCCGTCGCGGAAGGCGGTGCGGTGTGA